From Manihot esculenta cultivar AM560-2 chromosome 18, M.esculenta_v8, whole genome shotgun sequence:
GACCCAACACTGAATCCCTAGTCACTGAAGTAGGTGGGGCTATCAGGGAAGGCAATTGCTGTGGCCctgcatcattttttttttttttttttgggggggggggaagAAAAATGCAAACACTGATCAACAGTTGCACATGGAATCCAGTTTATGATACTTCCTAGTTAAGTATTATGTACTCGAATAAATAGCATTCGTCGACTTTTACCTGGACATCGAGGTTGAAGAGATGTGGACAACCTGCATAGCAATTAAACAAAAATAGAAGGATTCAGCCACAAGGATATAACTAGataactttaaatattaaatcaacTACTAAAGAAACAGCTCGACAGAGAAACGTAGCATACGTGGTCATGATGCTGCCATTGACATATCCACCATAACTACAAGAGGTAACATTACACCCAGCACTACTCTGCTTCCACGTGACATTCCCGAGCATGAGATTACTGTTTTTACACTGCATGCTTGAACAAGAAACCGCCAAAGAAGCAGGCATGCAGTACAACCTACACCGATACACACCGCAGAGCAGATGAACAACTTACTTTATATGTGTGAAAGACCCTTTCTGtcttcaataatattaaaaaataaatggcaAAATCATAAAGGTGAGCAGAGGAATTCAATTACTCAAGATTTTCTGGCCCACAGCTGCATTGCACACAGTGACTGGCAGAAATAGCATAGCTCCCATTTGCCACAATCAGGCCATAATCAAAGGCGTATATCGTAAACTTAGAAGCACAGGCTGCAATGCAAGTTGCAAAGAAAACTAAGTCTTAATGCTGTCCATATGCTTATCACCTTGTTATCTATTTGACAACATTAACCAAATGAAACGGGGAACAAGAAATGAAATTACTTACTACCATTCAGCACAGGCTGAAATGACTTCAATTTTACAAAaggaaattaataaataaaattgaactgGATTAAAAGGGAACGTTATACATGTACTATTTCCTCCAGAAAAGACATAAATCCTGCAAACAACTGGAATCTACCTTATCCTAAAACGAACTTAAACCAGTAACCCAATTTGTTCAATACTAACAGGAGAAACATACAATATTACTAAATATATGCTGACATTAACTAATAAAACCGATTCAAGTAACCAACAGAGAAAGTGGCATTGAGATAATTCTTCAAAATAAACACAAGTTACCTGGCAAAGGCACAGCAATTATATCACCAGCCTTGATGGCTGGATTCCCCATGGCATTAACATTCATCAAATCAGTGATAGTAATGGAATATCTTGAAGCAATCCCCACTAAAGTATCAATCTCCTTCACCACATAAGACAAATAAATTGCCGGCAAGGAATTATCAGTCCCATTAAAACAAGTACATGGCAGTGGCACTACAAGGCTCTGCCCCACATCCAGCACTGAAGGATCCTGGATCGAATTAGCCTCCTGTAGCTGGTCCGCCGACACCAAGCCGGAATATATTGAATCCGCAATGGAAGACAAAGTATCTGAAGGCCGCGTCTTGTAGTGGGTAGAAACAGATTTGCGGATTCCATCTGCGCAAGAGCATACTATTGGGACCTTTACGAAAAGCTGCGAAGGAAGAATGTAGTTCTCAATATCTGGGTAAGAGATGTCAATGGAGTTAGCTGTGAGGAAAGCTATGGGATCAATTTGGAATAGGGAGGCTACTTCTGAGACTTTGAGGTCCGTGTAGAGAGTGTAGCCAAGAAGAGCATTGCACGAGTCGTTGTTAGAGCATGGTTCTATTGTGGATTTGGAGGTGACAACAGCTACTACATTGATGAAAATCAAAAGGAGGATGATGGGTTTTGAGCTTTGCATCTTCAAGAGAACTTAGGTGAAGGGTTTTACCACCAAATGAAAAGCTTTCAAGCAGGGGATGTGATTGGTTTTAGGGTTTGATTTGCCGCTACTCGAGAAACCCAGAACGGCAGAACGAATATACAGACAAAACAGCAAAGTGAGTGACAGCAAAGTTAGGAGCTTTATGATTTGATTTTCACAAGTTCCACAGTTTGtgatttctcttcttctccttctaatGGCTTCCAGCAATAGTGAAAGATAAGAACAAGAAGAGTGGAGCTAACAAGCTTAAGGGAGGAGAAGACATAGATCACAAATGTTGTATTGCTTGGAGTATG
This genomic window contains:
- the LOC110606089 gene encoding lysM domain-containing GPI-anchored protein 1; protein product: MQSSKPIILLLIFINVVAVVTSKSTIEPCSNNDSCNALLGYTLYTDLKVSEVASLFQIDPIAFLTANSIDISYPDIENYILPSQLFVKVPIVCSCADGIRKSVSTHYKTRPSDTLSSIADSIYSGLVSADQLQEANSIQDPSVLDVGQSLVVPLPCTCFNGTDNSLPAIYLSYVVKEIDTLVGIASRYSITITDLMNVNAMGNPAIKAGDIIAVPLPACASKFTIYAFDYGLIVANGSYAISASHCVQCSCGPENLELYCMPASLAVSCSSMQCKNSNLMLGNVTWKQSSAGCNVTSCSYGGYVNGSIMTTLSTSLQPRCPGPQQLPSLIAPPTSVTRDSVLGPAPAPAPQSAGSGTTTPKSTVVPTTGTILGLPPLGGPIGGASGACSLVNPLATYLITLVLYQFTNFMSSLSL